In Zingiber officinale cultivar Zhangliang chromosome 6A, Zo_v1.1, whole genome shotgun sequence, a single genomic region encodes these proteins:
- the LOC121994233 gene encoding 3-oxoacyl-[acyl-carrier-protein] reductase FabG-like produces MGSRGKLEGKVVMVTGASSGIGRELCLSLARAGCRVIAAARRADHLKTLCEEIAAFRPGNPTAAVAVVLDVGAEEAVVAATVRRAWDAFGRIDGLVNNAGIRGGWHASVDWPKEEWDEVIRTNLTGTWLVSKHVCRLMHDAKVKGSVINVSSINGLLIGSRVPGATAYDASKTAVHALTQTMALDVGGYNIRVNAIAPGLFKSKITASLMSKPWLSGVIEKIVPLRAYGMSMTDPAITMLVQYLLQDSSDYISGNVFIVDGGTTLPGVPIFSSL; encoded by the exons ATGGGAAGCAGAGGGAAGCTGGAGGGAAAGGTGGTGATGGTCACCGGCGCCTCCTCCGGCATTGGCCGCGAACTCTGTCTCAGCCTTGCTAGAGCCGGCTGTCGCGTCATCGCGGCCGCGCGGCGGGCCGACCACCTCAAGACCCTCTGCGAGGAGATCGCTGCGTTCCGACCGGGCAACCCGACTGCCGCCGTGGCAGTAGTGCTGGACGTTGGCGCCGAGGAGGCGGTCGTCGCGGCCACTGTGCGGAGGGCGTGGGACGCGTTCGGCCGGATCGATGGATTGGTCAATAACGCCGGAATTCGAG GAGGTTGGCATGCATCAGTAGATTGGCCAAAGGAAGAATGGGACGAAGTCATCAGAACCAATCTGACCGGTACATGGTTAGTTTCTAAACACGTATGCAGGCTGATGCACGACGCCAAGGTGAAAGGATCCGTCATCAACGTTTCATCCATCAACGGTCTCCTGATTGGCTCTCGTGTTCCAGGAGCGACCGCTTATGATGCTTCCAAAACAGCTGTTCATGCACTCACTCAG ACGATGGCATTGGATGTGGGCGGTTACAATATTCGGGTGAACGCGATTGCGCCTGGACTGTTCAAATCGAAGATAACAGCTTCCCTAATGTCGAAGCCAtggctgagcggagtgatagagAAAATAGTCCCATTGAGAGCGTACGGCATGAGCATGACAGATCCAGCAATAACAATGCTCGTGCAGTACCTGCTTCAGGATTCGTCCGACTACATCTCGGGCAATGTTTTCATCGTCGATGGGGGTACCACTCTCCCAGGGGTCCCAATCTTCTCCTCACTCTGa